In Agelaius phoeniceus isolate bAgePho1 chromosome 18, bAgePho1.hap1, whole genome shotgun sequence, one genomic interval encodes:
- the SUDS3 gene encoding sin3 histone deacetylase corepressor complex component SDS3 — MSAAGLVSAPPAAPPGPPAPAMAPAPDYYEEEELESAEEEDGERSARARDSDEDTEDASETDLAKHEEEDFVEMKEQMYQDKLASLKRQLQQLQEGTLQEYQKRMKKLDQQYKERIRNAELFLQLETDQVEKNYVKEKKAAAKEFEDKKIELKENLIAELEEKKKMIENEKLTMELTGDSMEVKPIMTRKLRRRPNDPVPIPDKRRKPAPAQLNYLLTDEQIMEDLRTLNKLKSPKRPASPSSPEHLPATPAESPAQRFEARIEDGKLYYDKRWYHKSQAIYLESKENTKISCVISSVGANEIWVRKTSDSTKMRIYLGQLQRGVFVIRRRSAT; from the exons ATGAGCGCGGCCGGGCTCGTGTCCgcgccgcccgcagccccgccggggccgcccgcCCCCGCCATGGCCCCCGCGCCCGACTACtacgaggaggaggagctggagagcGCCGAGGAGGAGGACGGCGAGCGGAGCGCCCGGGCCCGCGACTCCGACGAGG ACACTGAGGATGCCAGTGAAACAGACCTGGCAAAGCATGAGGAGGAGGACTTTgtagaaatgaaagaaca GATGTATCAGGACAAACTGGCATCTCTGAAGAGGCAgttacagcagctgcaggaag GTACTCTTCAGGAATATCAGAAAAGGATGAAGAAGTTGGACCAGCAGTACAAAGAAAGGATAAGGAATGCAG aactgttcctgcagctggaa ACAGATCAGGTGGAGAAAAATTatgtgaaggaaaagaaagcagcagcaaaggagtTTGAAGATAAGAAAATTGAGCTTAAGGAAAATCTGATAGCAGagttggaagagaagaagaagatgattGAGAATGAAAAGCTAACCATGGAATTAACAGGAG ATTCAATGGAAGTGAAGCCCATTATGACAAGGAAACTGAGACGGAGACCAAATGATCCAGTTCCCATCCCAGACAAGAGGAGGAAACCTGCCCCTG CTCAGCTAAATTATTTGTTGACTGATGAGCAAATAATGGAGGACCTAAGAACACTGAATAAG CTTAAATCACCCAAGAGACCAG cctccccctcctctcctgAGCACCTCCCAGCTACACCAGCAGAGTCTCCAGCACAGAGATTTGAAGCTCGGATAGAAGATGGCAAACTCTACTATGACAAGAGATG gTACCACAAGAGCCAAGCTATTTACCTGGAATCTAAGGAGAACACGAAGATCAGCTGTGTGATCAGTTCTGTGGGAGCCAACGAG ATCTGGGTGAGGAAAACCAGCGACAGCACCAAGATGAGGATCtacctggggcagctgcagcgggGCGTGTTCGTGATCCGCCGGCGCTCGGCCACCTga